The Exiguobacterium acetylicum genome includes a window with the following:
- a CDS encoding oxidoreductase: MRLNIGFIGFGKSTTRYHLPYVMIEDNYHVTWIYNRKEKPELFASYQDRLPDARFTTDLSEMLADPALDVVVINTPPATHFEYALRALQHQKHVLVEKPFTVTEEETQRLFAEAAAQGVKILAYQNRRYDSDFQVVAQIIRSGKLGRLVEVVSQFDLFRPEAASADARHENGALYGLGVHTLDQIIALFGKPDKVAFDVRSVRLPNNPDDAFAIDLYYPELKVSVRTSHVALAPAPRWMLHGTNGTFIKQHVDRQELDLKANYFPGEEGFGEDSEDDYGRLIYHDEHGHLQDVRIPSPVGDYGKLYRAFYRSIVEDAPLPVKEEDTLFVSHLLEQAFAKPSPYILTVKN; encoded by the coding sequence ATGCGACTGAATATCGGCTTCATCGGCTTTGGCAAAAGTACGACCCGTTACCATTTACCGTACGTGATGATCGAGGATAATTATCACGTTACCTGGATTTACAATCGGAAAGAAAAACCGGAGCTTTTCGCATCCTATCAGGATCGACTGCCGGACGCCCGTTTTACGACGGATCTCTCTGAGATGCTTGCTGACCCGGCACTTGACGTCGTCGTCATCAATACGCCACCGGCGACTCATTTCGAGTATGCGTTACGCGCGTTGCAGCACCAAAAGCATGTCCTCGTCGAAAAACCGTTCACCGTGACGGAAGAAGAGACACAACGTTTATTTGCGGAAGCAGCTGCGCAAGGCGTTAAAATTCTCGCCTATCAAAATCGACGTTACGATAGCGACTTCCAAGTCGTTGCCCAAATCATCCGTTCCGGTAAACTCGGTCGACTCGTTGAAGTCGTCTCGCAGTTTGACTTATTCCGCCCGGAAGCAGCATCAGCGGACGCTCGGCATGAGAATGGAGCGCTCTACGGGCTTGGCGTCCATACGCTCGACCAAATCATCGCCTTATTCGGAAAACCGGACAAGGTCGCTTTTGACGTGCGTAGTGTTCGACTACCGAATAATCCAGACGATGCGTTTGCAATCGATCTCTATTATCCGGAGCTGAAAGTAAGCGTCCGGACGAGTCACGTCGCACTTGCCCCGGCACCACGCTGGATGTTGCACGGGACGAACGGGACGTTCATTAAACAACACGTCGACCGACAAGAACTTGATCTAAAAGCGAACTACTTCCCAGGGGAAGAAGGGTTCGGTGAAGATTCCGAAGACGATTATGGTCGTCTGATTTACCATGACGAACACGGTCACTTACAAGACGTCCGGATCCCGAGTCCCGTCGGCGATTATGGCAAGCTGTATCGTGCCTTTTATCGTAGTATCGTCGAAGATGCACCGCTGCCGGTGAAAGAAGAGGACACGTTATTCGTTTCTCATCTGCTCGAACAAGCTTTTGCGAAACCATCACCATATATCTTAACGGTTAAAAATTAA
- a CDS encoding C39 family peptidase, with the protein MKRFLSALLVAVVIVGVLSPSLIAEAATKLTVTTDVLRVREKPSTSSKILGNVYKGNVYTSKGTSGSWYKISYKSRTGYIHKDYVKSSSSKYTSTGTKYTTVGTLNVRTGAGTKYKVVAQLNKGVAVATYGTSGSWTRILYKGSYRYISTQYVSKSKPSTSTKKLNVPYYNQYSLGYPSGCEFVSLKMALEYKKKAVSAASLYNQMPKSMKNATYKNGKYYWADPEKMFTGNPAGTLDYYKNWGIYPKGILPLAKKYRSGAVDISKQGVSKIEREIRSGNPVIVWATVDFKNPYGYFSWTKPDGKTFTGYRNYHVMLVTGVSSSAFYVSDPYRGKYSVSRSQFTSVFNQTGQYALSVR; encoded by the coding sequence ATGAAACGATTCTTATCCGCATTGCTCGTAGCGGTTGTCATCGTTGGGGTACTCAGCCCTTCGTTGATCGCTGAGGCCGCGACGAAGTTGACCGTGACGACGGACGTCTTGCGTGTCCGTGAAAAGCCGTCGACGTCGAGCAAAATACTCGGGAACGTCTACAAAGGAAACGTCTACACATCAAAAGGAACATCCGGCAGCTGGTATAAAATCAGCTACAAATCCCGCACAGGTTACATACACAAGGATTATGTCAAATCATCCTCGTCGAAATACACGTCAACGGGTACGAAGTATACGACGGTCGGAACGCTCAACGTCCGGACAGGTGCTGGAACGAAGTATAAGGTCGTTGCCCAACTGAATAAAGGTGTTGCTGTCGCAACGTACGGAACGTCAGGGAGCTGGACGCGGATTCTTTATAAGGGAAGTTACCGCTACATCTCAACACAATACGTATCGAAATCAAAGCCATCGACGTCAACGAAGAAGTTGAATGTCCCGTACTATAATCAATATTCACTCGGCTATCCGTCGGGTTGTGAATTCGTTTCGTTAAAGATGGCGCTCGAATACAAGAAAAAAGCCGTCTCTGCTGCGTCGCTTTACAATCAGATGCCGAAAAGCATGAAAAATGCGACATACAAGAATGGAAAGTACTATTGGGCTGATCCTGAAAAGATGTTCACAGGAAATCCAGCCGGGACACTCGATTACTACAAGAACTGGGGCATCTATCCGAAAGGAATCTTACCACTTGCTAAAAAATACCGCAGTGGTGCAGTTGATATCTCAAAACAAGGCGTTTCAAAGATCGAACGTGAAATTCGTAGCGGAAACCCGGTCATCGTCTGGGCAACCGTCGATTTCAAGAATCCATACGGCTACTTCTCATGGACTAAGCCTGATGGTAAGACATTCACGGGTTATCGCAACTATCATGTCATGCTCGTGACAGGCGTCTCAAGCAGCGCGTTTTATGTCTCGGATCCATATCGTGGCAAATACAGCGTCAGCCGGTCGCAATTCACGTCCGTGTTCAATCAAACAGGACAATATGCATTATCAGTTCGTTAA
- the efeB gene encoding iron uptake transporter deferrochelatase/peroxidase subunit, translating into MKPIQEGVTRRDVLKVAGLTSLGAALYASGLEKFLPRTLTVEASDQEPFYGTYQAGILTPPQNHVQVVAFDIKTERRDELVDLLKRWTRLCARLAAGLPYGDSDSRYVPPEDTGEADGLSAGHLTFTFGCGPSLFDGRFGISHKRPDALKPLPTFDLDRLDEKWSGGDLVVQVCGDDAQVVFHAIRNLVRVGRGTVAMRWSQAGFQRSKAADASGGTPRNLFGFKDGTGNPDVSKKQVRKDALFCQWQDGTPWLTNGSFLVVRRIQMHLEVWDRTILKEQERTFGRERASGAPLGSKDEFASVTPSKRQARGEAALPANSHTAVAHGDGKTAILRRSYSYQDGIDEKTGALDAGLLFLSYQRSPKQFIEIQRRLAAQDRLNEYITHRGSAIFACFGGISKGGYIGDALFA; encoded by the coding sequence ATGAAACCAATACAAGAAGGCGTCACGCGACGTGACGTCCTAAAAGTTGCCGGATTGACGAGTCTCGGAGCAGCCCTTTATGCCAGTGGTCTTGAGAAGTTTCTTCCGCGGACATTAACCGTAGAAGCGAGTGATCAAGAGCCGTTCTACGGGACGTATCAAGCGGGAATTCTGACGCCACCACAAAATCATGTTCAAGTCGTAGCGTTTGATATCAAGACGGAGCGACGTGATGAGCTCGTTGATTTACTAAAACGCTGGACGCGGTTATGTGCCCGACTTGCAGCCGGATTACCGTACGGCGACTCTGACTCCCGTTACGTTCCACCGGAAGACACAGGGGAGGCAGATGGACTATCTGCCGGTCACTTGACGTTTACGTTCGGTTGCGGTCCGAGTCTGTTCGATGGTCGGTTTGGGATCAGTCATAAAAGACCGGATGCCCTCAAACCGTTACCGACGTTCGATCTCGACCGTTTAGATGAAAAATGGAGCGGCGGCGATCTTGTCGTCCAAGTGTGCGGGGACGATGCGCAAGTCGTCTTCCATGCGATTCGCAATCTTGTCCGTGTCGGGCGCGGAACCGTCGCGATGCGTTGGTCACAAGCTGGTTTCCAGCGTAGTAAAGCAGCAGATGCGTCTGGCGGCACACCACGCAATCTATTCGGCTTTAAGGACGGGACCGGGAATCCCGATGTCTCGAAGAAACAGGTCCGAAAAGACGCGCTCTTTTGTCAGTGGCAGGATGGGACGCCATGGCTGACGAACGGATCATTCCTCGTCGTCCGTCGCATTCAGATGCATCTTGAAGTCTGGGACCGGACGATTCTGAAGGAACAAGAACGGACCTTCGGACGCGAACGCGCTTCCGGGGCACCACTTGGTTCAAAAGATGAGTTCGCTTCCGTTACACCTTCAAAACGACAAGCCCGTGGAGAAGCCGCCTTACCGGCAAATTCGCATACCGCTGTCGCACACGGTGACGGGAAGACAGCGATTTTACGCCGCTCCTACTCCTATCAGGACGGAATCGATGAAAAGACGGGGGCACTCGATGCCGGACTGCTCTTTTTATCGTATCAACGTTCGCCGAAACAATTCATCGAGATCCAGCGCCGGCTTGCCGCACAGGATCGACTGAATGAATACATCACACACCGTGGGAGTGCTATCTTCGCCTGCTTTGGTGGGATCTCGAAAGGAGGCTACATCGGTGATGCGTTGTTTGCGTAA
- the efeO gene encoding iron uptake system protein EfeO gives MKQALLMTGALAVVLAGCSEAKQAETPAPKKANFDQIVTDYRTYAINEIDTFVRETEKFTDAVQAGKLEEAKALYAPTRMHYERAEPIAEVFGDLDPKIDARAGDVKASEWGGYHRIEQGLFEKGTTEGYEAYAKQLMKDVHLLRAKVETVEVTPELLVTGATDLLNEVSTSKVTGEEDRYSHTDLYDFAANVEGAEKIYELLNPALQKQDAALSKEIAARFKDVHALLDAKKKGDGYVLYTSLSKQDVKQMSVAINELAEPLSKMGIVLEG, from the coding sequence ATGAAACAAGCATTATTGATGACAGGGGCGCTCGCGGTCGTCTTAGCGGGTTGTAGCGAAGCGAAACAAGCAGAGACACCAGCACCGAAAAAGGCGAATTTTGATCAGATCGTCACCGACTACCGGACGTATGCGATTAACGAAATCGATACATTCGTCCGTGAGACGGAAAAATTCACAGATGCCGTCCAAGCTGGAAAGCTTGAAGAAGCAAAAGCATTGTACGCACCAACACGGATGCATTACGAACGTGCGGAACCAATTGCTGAAGTATTTGGAGACCTCGATCCAAAAATCGATGCCCGAGCAGGAGACGTCAAAGCATCCGAATGGGGCGGCTATCACCGAATCGAACAAGGATTGTTCGAAAAGGGAACGACGGAAGGTTATGAAGCATACGCGAAACAATTGATGAAAGACGTTCATTTACTACGGGCGAAGGTCGAGACGGTCGAGGTGACGCCGGAGTTACTCGTCACGGGAGCGACAGATTTACTAAACGAAGTCTCGACGTCAAAAGTGACGGGGGAAGAAGATCGTTATTCGCATACGGACTTATATGACTTTGCTGCAAACGTCGAAGGTGCTGAAAAAATCTATGAACTGTTGAACCCAGCACTTCAGAAACAAGACGCGGCATTATCAAAAGAGATCGCGGCGCGCTTCAAAGATGTCCACGCCTTACTCGACGCCAAGAAAAAGGGTGACGGTTATGTCCTCTATACGAGTCTCTCGAAACAAGACGTCAAGCAAATGAGTGTCGCGATCAATGAACTCGCTGAACCGCTCTCGAAGATGGGCATCGTACTGGAGGGATAA
- a CDS encoding DUF2339 domain-containing protein → MEDPRITRLEQEVAALRQRVAKLEEQHVAPVSPEPIEPVSSTVERPKPRPAYTKRKPVVPQPTIKEKRSREEWEQVIATVWLPRIGAIFAALGALFLFSYASVAGLISPPVRIGSGVLIGLLVIALGEYQYEKKRRELGVGLVATGTIVALAALFAGMALYQFYPPSLAFLLELVVVFIAYGLMLWMRSQALLVLVSITGFLLPYLQLSDDPNLPLFLLYEVVLFAAIFFAVDRLKAKKAFVFAWVIFTIALAFGLLSLELYWLDEQVPRLDEWSLLLATLFGYGATSFIGRRIQFQPNVPSWLAGGVVILTLLILDWSFGALAAILFAGVAYFLAKRLKDPAQNGVGHVALLVAVLLIPADALSWTYQLRFLLIAGLIAAFWFVPRARMPHQRLFNVGLYVIFIFSAVVDYETYQRIGLSYALTVLAMVLASTAFVLLLVRTHHDPVWKGSWQLVLVLAAIGVFTTYTLIIMELPFYRGLEETARSTTLSAAYIVLALVLVAIGRMRTSSTWRLSGLLLLTVSAVKLLLFDLSFLSLFQKAFVFIGFGIVTFIISRTYFKKRKEQA, encoded by the coding sequence ATGGAAGATCCACGGATCACGCGTCTCGAACAGGAGGTCGCAGCGTTACGACAACGGGTTGCAAAACTCGAAGAACAACATGTCGCCCCCGTCTCACCTGAACCCATTGAACCAGTGTCGAGTACGGTTGAACGCCCGAAACCGCGTCCTGCTTATACGAAACGAAAACCAGTCGTCCCACAACCGACAATAAAAGAAAAACGATCTCGCGAAGAATGGGAACAAGTCATTGCGACCGTCTGGTTACCACGTATCGGCGCGATCTTCGCGGCACTCGGTGCCTTGTTCCTCTTTTCCTATGCATCCGTTGCCGGTTTGATCAGTCCACCGGTCCGAATCGGGAGCGGGGTCTTGATCGGTCTACTCGTCATCGCTCTTGGCGAATATCAGTATGAGAAAAAACGACGCGAGCTTGGCGTCGGACTCGTCGCGACCGGAACGATCGTCGCCTTAGCGGCATTGTTTGCTGGAATGGCCTTATATCAATTTTATCCACCATCTTTAGCGTTCTTACTTGAGCTCGTCGTCGTCTTCATTGCGTACGGTTTAATGCTCTGGATGCGATCACAAGCCTTGTTAGTCCTTGTGTCCATCACTGGTTTCTTGTTACCGTATTTACAACTATCGGACGATCCGAATTTACCGCTTTTCTTATTATACGAAGTCGTCCTGTTCGCAGCGATCTTCTTCGCCGTTGATCGACTGAAAGCAAAGAAGGCATTCGTCTTTGCTTGGGTGATCTTTACGATTGCACTCGCATTTGGTCTACTCTCGTTAGAGCTCTACTGGCTGGATGAACAAGTACCACGACTCGATGAATGGTCTCTATTGCTTGCGACACTCTTTGGTTACGGCGCGACTTCGTTCATCGGACGACGGATCCAGTTTCAGCCAAACGTTCCGAGCTGGCTAGCTGGAGGTGTCGTCATACTGACGTTATTGATTCTCGACTGGTCGTTCGGAGCACTTGCGGCGATTCTATTTGCGGGTGTTGCCTACTTCCTTGCTAAACGACTCAAGGATCCCGCTCAAAACGGAGTCGGTCACGTTGCTTTACTGGTTGCCGTCTTATTAATTCCAGCCGACGCCCTCAGCTGGACATACCAGTTGCGTTTCCTCCTGATCGCCGGTTTGATTGCTGCATTTTGGTTCGTTCCGCGAGCGCGGATGCCGCATCAACGATTGTTTAACGTCGGGTTGTATGTCATCTTCATCTTCTCCGCTGTCGTCGACTATGAAACGTACCAACGGATCGGTCTTTCGTATGCCTTGACGGTGCTTGCGATGGTTCTTGCGTCAACCGCATTCGTTTTACTCCTCGTACGAACGCATCATGATCCCGTCTGGAAGGGATCGTGGCAACTCGTACTCGTCCTTGCTGCGATCGGCGTCTTTACGACCTATACGTTGATCATCATGGAACTACCGTTTTATCGTGGACTTGAGGAAACGGCACGCAGTACGACATTATCCGCTGCCTATATCGTCCTGGCACTTGTGCTCGTCGCCATCGGACGCATGCGGACATCGTCGACGTGGCGGTTATCCGGATTATTGTTACTGACGGTCAGTGCCGTCAAACTCTTGCTGTTCGACTTGTCGTTCCTGAGTTTGTTCCAAAAAGCATTCGTCTTCATCGGTTTCGGGATCGTCACGTTCATCATTTCACGGACGTATTTCAAAAAACGAAAAGAACAAGCTTAA